One region of Pseudomonas glycinae genomic DNA includes:
- the ung gene encoding uracil-DNA glycosylase gives MTADDRIKLEPSWKEALRAEFDQPYMAELRTFLQQERAAGKEIYPPGPMIFNALNSTPLDKVKVVILGQDPYHGPGQAHGLCFSVQPGVPAPPSLVNIYKELKRDLNIDIPNHGYLQSWADQGVLMLNTTMTVERANANAHKDKGWQFFTDRIIEVVSQKQPHLVFMLWGAHAQSKQKLIDATKHLVLTSVHPSPLSAYRGFLGCGHFSRTNKFLEQNGEAPIEWRLPSVV, from the coding sequence ATGACTGCTGACGACCGTATCAAACTCGAACCGAGCTGGAAGGAGGCACTGCGTGCCGAATTCGACCAGCCCTACATGGCAGAGTTGCGCACTTTTCTGCAGCAGGAGCGGGCGGCCGGCAAGGAAATCTATCCGCCGGGCCCGATGATCTTCAACGCGCTGAATTCGACGCCGCTGGACAAGGTGAAAGTGGTCATCCTCGGCCAGGACCCGTACCACGGCCCGGGCCAGGCTCATGGCTTGTGCTTCTCGGTGCAACCGGGCGTGCCGGCACCACCGTCGCTGGTCAACATCTATAAAGAGTTGAAGCGCGACCTGAACATCGACATCCCCAACCACGGCTATCTGCAGAGCTGGGCCGATCAGGGCGTGCTGATGCTCAACACCACCATGACCGTCGAGCGTGCCAACGCCAACGCGCACAAGGACAAGGGCTGGCAGTTCTTCACGGACCGGATCATTGAGGTGGTCAGCCAGAAACAACCACATCTGGTATTCATGCTGTGGGGCGCCCATGCGCAGAGCAAGCAGAAGCTGATCGATGCCACCAAGCATCTGGTACTGACTTCGGTGCACCCGTCGCCGCTGTCGGCCTATCGCGGCTTCCTCGGTTGCGGGCACTTCAGCCGCACCAACAAATTCCTCGAGCAGAACGGCGAAGCGCCGATCGAGTGGCGCCTGCCGTCGGTGGTCTGA
- a CDS encoding calcium-binding protein produces MTYIFSDLEKAAILQAANVCDGMEFNVERQEYRAVAVEGRSCAVLYRVLSNVLGEKFLDCSAFDENVMGIFKNAKLWLDVAIDANGGVGAYSTLIRAYTLRQGELRLNKKFSDFKMQESSNQVAVNFMNALIKGSVEHDLAPWAVPSISQIAAIDASAIGKVLFREDVGDIDTATSRNAGWSGTIGFSLLGGERPYETWRLISAGDPDSHIKGNHDLAKFNRLDDLKNILFAVDSYSVALQAVIKNFGSNMVESLFSVLPEQINIALASGNINPLIQHVVKGTPISPIVSLILRYNLNDFFDMLRRTYDGNSAATPTTDETFASNAYTFFSALSPSQSQSIVTRTIGEYGSAKDWATLASQATPIGAALRNSLKQLSEIVIERADGFSGRELELYDPETGEGFITEQWLADRSEMLARLIARTNGSFGRNTVQTFSYSDLASGKQAPMTTGVSNPLVMFGDDGGRSFGGGTNTDHLYGGGGNDSISGLSGNDFIQGARGNDSLTGGDGNDVLYGMAGDDVLVGGKGNDSLSGGPGNDRYEISSGDGIDEIFDAHVGGALLINGLPIPPLERSAPLSNIWLTEDRAISLTLIEDLAENTLNIQYGLSDLIVIKNFKPGMLGIDLPDYQDQAFPAPDLVLQGDWKIKDNNPNVRGDQPSYDELGNALLLPNVKQRNKADLLYGSPKDDLIVGLGGSDRLFGKDGNDRLFGDKQSTLEKALADAAKGKASRGDWLDGGQGDDLLVGTAAGDVLLGGNGRDTLVGGVGDDNLSGDEATGAHEQNWEYKQINVQIPGGVTSFRTVFENSSLNQPLERGDDVLYGQGGRDFINGGWGDDLLDGGSEDDTLAGEGGNDTLAGGSGNDTLFGDNLDWSGGLHGSHHGNDFLQGGDGDDSLAGNGGNDVLYGGAGNDVLSGDDSVLQGISGDAAHFFGSDFLDGGAGDDTLWGGGADDLLFGGSGNDELVGDYHEHPIRYHGDDYLDGGAGDDTLRGLGGSDTLIGGSGADALDGDEPNLKAGGANDDYIQGNSGNDTLWGGLGADTLLGGADDDLLMGDYEQTSEAEHGADYLDGGSGNDTLLGGGGNDTLVGGEGVDYLRGGPGDNVFEGGAGNDYLEGMQGNDVFYFGVGDGLDVVTDTGGNNLVNFGDGFSAENLRAEIVNLDAGTALRLSNGIGDALLILHHEKWAGSTFRFSDGVILNFQDVIKLTVQPVDVRDPSATIATVPDAGKMQDIESVAVVQTQPDDLAVSTEREGSETGRHTRWDSLFLSELKAKRSADRQASGFALNDQGVWVRNHIATDESGYAISADLIHEDVEVGVFSNTPEWMGAIAADAVVSERQSISATKTTFKYVKAEAAQLPKQKPKYYPSGSSYSGFSFNLGDAVVEDIDHSGAIKGWYVYPAGSFENHETVRKAFRWSSTTQTIKHKVVHGNDAGGRVNLEVGNLFHGGAGDDLVVTYADSVLEYGGVNDRIAGAFLSAGAGNDTLLGSAGADYLISGPGEDWLYGENGPDTYIVEAHDGATTIIADVLDPVFLRPEVGASGWHEEFGVLDIDTVVLPEEAKPDKLKLTWGAVLVETVNIELSPAPPRNAHRQQPRAQMLYTTLDIEWGGTQKVRIVLPNPNDIGGSGIERVRFSDGSSISFKDLVSRLGIAPDTYHHGITVQDAAQVKSFRENRFLPLVGGRGNDTLRGAGEIRGMQGDDLLGGGSGDDVLYGGPGNDTLSGGGGNDVYKYDGLGRDLVVNAGGGTDGIDFSEVGLSIDQLKFHRERDDLVIVVSYGMSPKIRVSEHFSGGDAAISFISVQGEVGAVKNYTANQLAELLHPLPPLRDVEDILSRNDEEALRAMKEIIAFYELNV; encoded by the coding sequence TGTTTGTGATGGGATGGAGTTCAATGTCGAGCGGCAAGAGTATCGTGCTGTGGCGGTAGAGGGGCGAAGCTGTGCTGTACTTTACCGCGTATTGTCAAATGTTTTGGGTGAAAAATTTTTAGATTGTTCTGCGTTCGATGAGAACGTAATGGGTATTTTTAAAAATGCCAAACTCTGGCTCGATGTAGCAATTGATGCGAATGGCGGGGTGGGCGCTTACTCTACATTGATCCGAGCCTACACCCTGCGGCAGGGGGAGTTGAGGCTAAATAAAAAGTTTAGCGATTTCAAGATGCAAGAGTCATCTAATCAGGTGGCTGTCAATTTCATGAATGCGCTGATAAAAGGGTCCGTTGAACATGATTTGGCGCCATGGGCTGTGCCCTCCATAAGCCAAATTGCAGCAATCGATGCGAGCGCTATTGGTAAAGTATTATTTCGTGAAGATGTTGGTGACATTGATACAGCTACCAGTCGTAATGCGGGATGGTCTGGAACAATCGGCTTTAGTCTGCTGGGTGGAGAAAGACCCTATGAAACCTGGCGATTGATCTCCGCGGGTGATCCGGACTCCCACATCAAAGGTAATCATGACCTCGCCAAGTTCAATAGGCTGGACGATCTAAAGAATATTCTGTTTGCCGTGGACTCATACAGTGTTGCATTGCAGGCAGTGATTAAAAACTTCGGGTCGAATATGGTTGAAAGCCTGTTTTCAGTCCTGCCCGAACAGATAAACATCGCTCTTGCCAGTGGCAACATCAATCCGCTGATTCAGCATGTGGTGAAAGGTACGCCCATCTCACCTATTGTCAGCCTGATATTGCGATATAACCTGAATGATTTCTTTGACATGCTCAGGCGAACCTACGACGGAAACTCGGCCGCCACGCCTACCACCGACGAAACCTTCGCCTCCAATGCCTACACATTTTTCTCCGCACTTTCTCCGTCTCAATCGCAAAGCATCGTTACCAGAACCATTGGCGAGTATGGCAGTGCCAAGGACTGGGCAACGTTGGCCAGTCAGGCAACGCCAATCGGCGCCGCGTTACGCAATTCCCTCAAGCAACTAAGCGAAATCGTGATTGAGCGGGCCGACGGTTTTTCCGGACGCGAACTGGAGCTTTACGATCCCGAAACGGGGGAGGGTTTCATCACTGAGCAGTGGCTTGCTGATCGCTCGGAAATGCTGGCCCGGCTGATTGCCCGAACCAATGGATCGTTCGGTCGAAATACTGTCCAGACCTTTTCCTATTCGGATTTGGCTTCGGGCAAACAGGCCCCGATGACCACAGGCGTCTCAAACCCTCTGGTCATGTTTGGTGATGATGGCGGACGATCATTTGGTGGCGGAACGAATACCGATCATCTTTACGGCGGTGGCGGCAACGATTCAATCAGCGGACTTTCCGGTAATGATTTTATCCAGGGGGCTCGCGGCAATGACTCTTTAACAGGCGGCGATGGCAATGATGTGTTGTACGGTATGGCCGGTGATGATGTGTTGGTGGGTGGCAAGGGTAACGACTCTCTCAGTGGTGGGCCGGGTAACGATCGGTATGAGATCTCCAGCGGAGATGGAATCGACGAAATTTTTGATGCGCACGTTGGGGGCGCGTTGCTGATAAATGGACTTCCGATCCCACCTCTCGAACGCAGTGCTCCGCTCAGCAATATCTGGCTTACGGAAGATCGAGCCATCAGCTTGACGCTCATTGAAGATCTGGCTGAAAACACGCTGAACATTCAATACGGACTGAGTGATCTCATCGTCATAAAGAACTTCAAGCCGGGGATGCTCGGCATTGATCTTCCTGATTACCAGGACCAGGCGTTCCCCGCTCCCGATCTGGTCCTTCAAGGCGACTGGAAAATTAAAGATAACAACCCCAATGTTCGCGGAGATCAGCCTTCCTACGATGAATTGGGCAACGCCTTGCTTTTGCCTAATGTTAAGCAGAGGAACAAAGCCGACTTGCTTTATGGGTCACCGAAAGACGACCTGATCGTTGGTCTTGGCGGTTCTGACCGATTGTTTGGCAAAGACGGGAACGACCGCTTGTTCGGCGACAAGCAGTCGACGCTCGAAAAAGCCTTGGCTGATGCCGCAAAGGGAAAGGCCAGCCGCGGCGACTGGCTGGATGGTGGGCAGGGTGATGACCTGCTTGTCGGCACTGCCGCGGGAGATGTGCTGCTCGGTGGGAATGGTCGAGATACCTTGGTCGGGGGAGTTGGTGATGACAATTTATCCGGTGATGAAGCAACGGGCGCACATGAGCAAAATTGGGAATACAAGCAAATCAACGTTCAAATCCCCGGTGGAGTCACTAGCTTTCGTACCGTCTTCGAGAACTCCTCTTTGAACCAACCCTTGGAGAGAGGCGATGACGTTCTCTATGGCCAAGGGGGCCGGGACTTTATCAATGGAGGCTGGGGAGATGATCTGCTTGACGGCGGAAGTGAAGACGACACGTTGGCCGGGGAGGGAGGTAATGACACGCTGGCTGGCGGGAGTGGCAATGACACATTGTTTGGAGACAACCTCGATTGGAGTGGCGGTCTCCACGGCAGCCACCATGGCAACGATTTTTTGCAGGGCGGCGATGGCGATGACTCTCTAGCCGGCAACGGTGGTAACGACGTGCTGTACGGTGGCGCTGGCAATGATGTTCTGAGCGGAGATGACAGCGTACTGCAAGGAATTTCGGGTGATGCGGCGCATTTTTTCGGGAGTGATTTTCTGGATGGCGGCGCGGGGGACGATACCCTCTGGGGCGGAGGTGCAGATGACTTACTTTTCGGTGGCAGCGGTAACGACGAATTGGTCGGTGATTACCATGAACACCCGATTCGTTATCACGGTGATGATTATCTCGATGGCGGTGCGGGTGACGACACACTCCGTGGGTTGGGTGGTTCCGACACACTGATAGGCGGATCAGGCGCCGACGCTCTGGATGGCGATGAGCCCAACTTGAAAGCGGGCGGAGCCAACGATGACTACATTCAAGGTAATTCAGGAAACGATACGCTCTGGGGAGGTTTGGGCGCCGATACGCTTTTGGGCGGTGCCGATGATGACCTTTTGATGGGGGACTACGAGCAGACATCCGAAGCGGAACATGGCGCCGATTATCTTGACGGCGGTTCAGGCAACGACACTTTGCTGGGTGGTGGTGGAAACGACACGCTGGTTGGCGGGGAGGGAGTCGATTATTTGCGCGGCGGCCCTGGCGATAACGTGTTTGAGGGTGGCGCCGGCAACGATTATCTGGAAGGGATGCAGGGCAACGATGTTTTCTACTTCGGAGTGGGCGATGGACTGGACGTTGTTACCGATACAGGTGGCAACAATCTTGTAAATTTTGGCGATGGATTTTCTGCGGAAAACTTGCGGGCCGAGATCGTCAATCTTGATGCGGGCACAGCGTTGCGGCTGTCGAATGGTATTGGTGACGCGCTTCTGATTCTTCACCATGAAAAGTGGGCAGGTTCGACGTTCAGGTTCAGCGACGGCGTGATCCTGAATTTCCAGGATGTAATCAAATTAACGGTGCAACCGGTAGATGTAAGAGATCCGTCCGCGACAATTGCTACGGTGCCCGATGCCGGAAAAATGCAGGACATTGAGAGCGTAGCAGTCGTCCAGACACAGCCCGATGACTTAGCCGTTTCTACTGAGAGGGAAGGCAGTGAAACGGGTCGTCACACCCGGTGGGATAGCCTTTTTCTTTCGGAACTGAAAGCAAAGCGCTCAGCGGACAGGCAGGCATCAGGATTTGCACTGAACGATCAGGGTGTTTGGGTAAGAAATCATATTGCTACCGACGAAAGTGGCTATGCCATCAGCGCCGACCTGATCCATGAGGACGTTGAAGTCGGAGTCTTTTCCAATACACCTGAGTGGATGGGGGCGATTGCCGCAGACGCCGTGGTGAGTGAAAGGCAGTCAATCTCTGCAACGAAAACCACGTTCAAGTATGTAAAAGCTGAAGCTGCGCAATTACCGAAACAGAAGCCAAAATATTACCCCTCTGGCTCCAGTTATTCGGGGTTCTCGTTCAACTTGGGTGATGCTGTAGTCGAAGATATAGACCACTCGGGCGCCATTAAGGGGTGGTACGTGTACCCCGCTGGCAGTTTTGAAAATCATGAAACTGTTCGTAAAGCGTTTCGCTGGAGCTCTACTACCCAAACGATCAAGCATAAAGTTGTTCATGGTAATGACGCTGGCGGCAGGGTAAATCTCGAAGTGGGAAATCTCTTTCATGGCGGTGCAGGAGATGACTTGGTGGTTACCTATGCTGATTCAGTGCTTGAGTACGGCGGAGTGAACGACAGGATCGCGGGTGCATTTTTATCGGCTGGCGCAGGCAACGACACGCTGCTGGGCTCTGCGGGAGCCGATTATTTGATCAGTGGGCCGGGAGAAGATTGGCTTTACGGCGAAAACGGTCCCGACACTTACATAGTTGAAGCGCATGATGGCGCAACCACCATTATTGCCGATGTTCTTGACCCTGTTTTTTTGCGTCCCGAGGTTGGAGCCTCTGGGTGGCATGAAGAGTTTGGGGTGCTTGATATTGATACAGTCGTTCTTCCGGAAGAGGCGAAACCAGATAAGTTGAAGCTAACTTGGGGCGCTGTATTGGTTGAGACGGTAAATATCGAACTTTCACCCGCCCCACCACGTAACGCTCATCGTCAACAGCCTCGGGCCCAGATGTTGTACACGACACTCGATATCGAATGGGGCGGAACTCAAAAAGTACGAATCGTTTTGCCCAATCCGAATGACATCGGTGGTTCCGGAATTGAACGGGTGAGGTTTTCTGACGGATCGAGCATCAGTTTTAAAGATCTCGTCAGCCGATTAGGCATTGCCCCCGATACTTATCATCACGGCATCACCGTTCAGGACGCTGCTCAGGTTAAGTCCTTTCGAGAGAACCGTTTTCTACCGCTCGTGGGCGGTCGCGGTAATGACACCCTCAGAGGCGCTGGTGAAATAAGAGGGATGCAAGGGGATGATCTGCTCGGCGGTGGCTCAGGCGATGACGTGCTTTACGGTGGGCCGGGCAATGACACCTTGTCCGGTGGCGGGGGCAATGATGTGTATAAATATGATGGTCTCGGACGAGATCTGGTAGTCAATGCCGGTGGCGGAACTGACGGTATAGACTTTTCGGAGGTCGGACTGTCGATTGATCAACTCAAGTTTCACCGTGAACGGGATGATCTCGTCATCGTAGTGAGTTATGGAATGTCGCCAAAGATTCGTGTCTCCGAACACTTTTCAGGAGGCGATGCCGCTATCAGCTTCATCAGCGTTCAAGGAGAAGTGGGAGCTGTTAAGAATTACACGGCGAACCAGCTCGCTGAGCTTTTGCATCCTCTACCTCCGTTGCGGGACGTAGAGGATATCTTGTCGAGAAATGATGAAGAGGCGTTGCGGGCAATGAAGGAAATAATCGCGTTTTACGAGTTGAATGTTTGA
- a CDS encoding enoyl-CoA hydratase/isomerase family protein: MNLHFEELTGTDGARIGVATLDAEKSLNALSLPMIHALSDKLNAWAKDPQIVCVLLRGNGAKAFCAGGEVRSLVEACRALPGEVPPLAAQFFNAEYRLDYSLHTYPKPLICWGHGYVLGGGMGLLQGASIRIVTPSSRLAMPEISIGLYPDVGASWFLSRLPGKLGLFLGLTGAHMNGRDAIDLDLADRFLLDEQQQELIDGLLQLNWQEQTAMQLNSLLKALQQEAVAQMPEAQWLPRRQQIDEWLDVSDVVCAWKAISLHRDSSDLLIARAAKTMSEGSPLTAHLVWEQIIRARHMSLAEVFQMEYTLSLNCCRHPEFSEGVRARLIDKDHKPHWHWPDIARVPDAVVEAHFHKVWEGRHPLADLSQY, translated from the coding sequence ATGAATCTGCACTTCGAAGAACTCACCGGCACCGACGGCGCGCGCATCGGCGTGGCCACGCTGGATGCCGAAAAGTCGCTCAATGCGCTGTCCCTGCCGATGATCCACGCCCTGAGCGACAAACTGAACGCCTGGGCCAAGGATCCGCAAATCGTCTGCGTGCTGCTGCGCGGCAACGGCGCCAAGGCCTTCTGCGCCGGCGGCGAAGTGCGCAGCCTGGTGGAAGCCTGTCGCGCCCTTCCCGGCGAAGTGCCGCCGCTGGCCGCCCAGTTTTTCAACGCTGAATACCGTCTGGACTACAGCCTGCATACTTACCCGAAACCGTTGATCTGCTGGGGCCATGGTTATGTGCTCGGCGGCGGCATGGGCCTGCTGCAAGGCGCGAGCATCCGGATCGTCACGCCGAGCAGTCGTCTGGCGATGCCGGAAATCAGCATCGGCCTTTACCCGGATGTCGGCGCCAGCTGGTTTCTGTCGCGGCTGCCGGGCAAGCTCGGTTTGTTCCTTGGTTTGACCGGCGCGCACATGAACGGTCGCGATGCGATCGATCTGGACCTGGCCGACCGCTTCCTGCTCGACGAACAGCAGCAGGAACTGATCGACGGCCTGTTGCAGTTGAACTGGCAGGAACAGACCGCCATGCAGCTCAACAGCCTGCTCAAGGCGCTGCAGCAGGAAGCCGTGGCGCAGATGCCCGAGGCGCAATGGCTGCCGCGTCGGCAGCAAATCGATGAATGGCTGGATGTCAGCGACGTGGTCTGCGCCTGGAAAGCCATCAGCCTGCATCGGGACAGCAGCGACCTGTTGATTGCCCGTGCGGCGAAAACCATGAGTGAAGGCTCGCCACTGACGGCGCATCTGGTCTGGGAGCAGATCATCCGCGCCCGCCACATGTCGCTGGCCGAAGTCTTTCAGATGGAATACACCCTGAGCCTCAATTGCTGCCGGCATCCGGAATTCAGCGAAGGAGTCCGGGCACGACTGATCGACAAGGATCACAAACCGCACTGGCACTGGCCGGACATCGCCCGGGTGCCGGACGCGGTGGTCGAGGCGCACTTTCACAAGGTCTGGGAGGGGCGGCATCCGTTGGCGGATCTGTCGCAATACTAA